A single window of Bacteroidota bacterium DNA harbors:
- a CDS encoding threonine aldolase, which produces MIIDLRSDTVTKPTKAMLEAMMNAPLGDDVFGEDPTVIELEKKAAALFGKEAGLFCPSGTMTNQIAIKVHTQPGDEVLCDVNSHIYNYEGGGISFNSGVQAKLIQGDRGRITAQQIEQNINGDFDWLTRTTLVSLENTVNRAGGSYYTIEMIKPIQKLCADKKLNFHLDGARIFNALTETKENPKDIGSLFDSISICLSKGLGTPAGSVLIGTKEFIKKARRVRKVFGGGMRQAGILAAAGIYALNNNVTRLKEDHIRAKKIEGILKSLPYVTSILPVDSNIVIFDIDTKISGADFEKKLLENNIKIAAFGKQTIRFVTHMDFTDEMLEKTEKVLKSIQ; this is translated from the coding sequence ATGATTATAGATTTAAGAAGCGATACTGTTACAAAACCAACCAAAGCAATGTTGGAAGCCATGATGAATGCTCCATTGGGGGATGATGTTTTTGGTGAAGATCCAACTGTTATAGAATTAGAAAAAAAAGCAGCGGCTCTGTTTGGAAAAGAAGCCGGCTTATTTTGCCCGAGTGGTACTATGACAAATCAAATCGCTATTAAAGTACACACCCAGCCCGGAGATGAAGTATTATGCGATGTAAACTCACATATTTACAATTACGAAGGAGGAGGCATTTCTTTTAACAGCGGTGTGCAAGCGAAATTAATTCAGGGCGACAGAGGAAGAATAACGGCTCAACAAATTGAACAAAACATTAACGGTGATTTTGATTGGTTAACCAGAACCACATTGGTAAGTTTAGAGAACACTGTGAATCGCGCAGGAGGTTCATATTATACCATTGAAATGATTAAACCAATTCAGAAATTATGCGCGGATAAAAAATTAAATTTTCATTTAGACGGAGCAAGGATTTTCAACGCATTAACTGAAACCAAGGAAAATCCAAAAGACATTGGAAGTTTGTTCGACAGCATCTCTATTTGTTTATCGAAAGGATTGGGTACACCGGCCGGCTCTGTATTAATAGGCACCAAAGAATTTATAAAAAAAGCACGTCGCGTAAGAAAAGTTTTTGGTGGCGGTATGCGCCAGGCCGGAATATTAGCTGCGGCGGGTATTTATGCATTAAATAATAATGTAACGCGATTAAAAGAAGATCACATCCGCGCGAAAAAAATAGAGGGTATTTTAAAATCACTCCCTTATGTAACTTCCATTTTACCGGTAGATAGTAATATTGTGATATTTGATATTGATACAAAAATCAGTGGGGCAGACTTTGAAAAGAAATTATTGGAAAATAACATTAAGATTGCAGCCTTCGGAAAACAAACCATACGTTTTGTTACACACATGGATTTTACCGATGAAATGTTAGAGAAAACAGAAAAGGTTCTAAAATCTATTCAATAA
- a CDS encoding Nif3-like dinuclear metal center hexameric protein encodes MKIKELTSELEKFAPRIYQESYDNCGLLVGNSDTEITGVLLSLDCTENVIEEAIQLKCNLIIAHHPIIFGGLKKLTGSNYVERTVIKAIQNNISIYAAHTNLDNVKHGVNAKIASKLGLINLKILAPKKGLLKKLVTYVPATHADLVRESLFDAGAGNIGNYDSCSFNTEGTGTFRGNENSNPFIGKKGELSKENEVRIEVIFEGYKEAELLKNLLSSHPYEEVAFDVYPLDNTYQNIGSGMTGEFETALSETEFLKRVKSAFSCPIVKHTSLLNKPVKKVAFCGGSGSFLIKNAINSGSDAYISGDIKYHEFFDAESNILIVDTGHFENEQFTPEIFYELIQKKFTTFATYLSKVNTNPVNYF; translated from the coding sequence ATGAAGATTAAAGAACTTACATCCGAACTCGAAAAATTTGCTCCCCGCATCTATCAGGAGAGTTATGATAATTGCGGATTATTGGTAGGAAATTCCGATACTGAAATAACAGGCGTTTTATTGAGTCTCGACTGTACAGAAAATGTCATCGAAGAAGCCATTCAGCTAAAATGTAATTTAATCATCGCGCATCATCCCATAATTTTTGGCGGACTAAAAAAACTGACCGGCAGTAATTATGTGGAGCGTACCGTTATCAAAGCCATTCAAAACAATATTTCCATTTACGCGGCGCATACTAATCTTGATAATGTAAAGCATGGCGTGAATGCTAAAATTGCCTCTAAACTCGGATTAATCAATCTCAAAATATTAGCACCCAAAAAAGGTTTATTAAAGAAATTAGTGACTTACGTTCCGGCTACTCACGCTGATTTGGTTCGTGAAAGTTTGTTTGATGCCGGTGCAGGAAACATTGGTAATTATGACAGCTGCAGCTTTAATACTGAAGGCACTGGCACCTTTAGAGGGAATGAAAACTCCAACCCCTTTATTGGGAAAAAAGGTGAGTTATCCAAAGAAAATGAAGTGCGCATTGAAGTGATTTTTGAAGGCTACAAGGAGGCGGAATTACTAAAAAATCTTCTCTCTTCGCATCCCTATGAAGAAGTAGCTTTTGATGTCTATCCATTGGATAATACTTACCAAAATATTGGCAGCGGCATGACAGGCGAGTTTGAAACAGCCCTATCCGAAACCGAGTTTTTAAAGCGGGTAAAATCGGCTTTCAGTTGCCCGATTGTTAAACATACCTCTTTGTTAAACAAGCCGGTAAAAAAAGTAGCCTTTTGCGGAGGAAGCGGCAGTTTTTTAATCAAAAACGCAATAAATTCAGGATCAGATGCTTATATAAGCGGAGACATTAAATACCATGAGTTTTTTGACGCTGAAAGCAACATTTTAATTGTAGATACCGGACACTTTGAAAATGAGCAGTTTACACCCGAGATTTTTTATGAACTTATTCAGAAAAAATTTACTACATTTGCAACCTATTTATCGAAAGTTAATACCAACCCGGTAAATTATTTTTAA
- a CDS encoding T9SS type A sorting domain-containing protein, producing the protein MRYLFSLLSLLFVLGVQSQTYNYYFGNLHSHSGYSDGNKDSSTTGISKPTGDYNFAKASLHFDFLGISEHNHYTANNNPGMVRTSYGLGINEANAANQDGTFLCLYGMEWGTSSSTNGHVIVYGFNQLIGWEASVPGLVGPNYDIYVDKTDYYSLFRLIKNTPGTFCYLAHPSWNDFGYLVSNPYNAMYDSAIVGIPFRNGLAFSTSLTYDDYPASNFFQYYRKMLSLGYHIGIGYDHDNHNLTFGRNNAGRLAILAPSLTRANLYSAMQNMHFYATDDWNAKIDLKINAKIMGDSTSGLTHPTINVTFSDDDGEIADTLKLWAGVEGSNLYSTVHTSVTGNNTISFTDNGQAPGSNKYYFVEVIQPDGDRIISSPIWYRLSQFASVNELEKSFNIVAFPNPVNAMLYVSTDLNEGFEIEITDVSGKVIYSEKSFLPQTKLSTADFAAGFYNLKITSGNLVKNQKLVIE; encoded by the coding sequence ATGAGATATTTATTTTCACTTTTATCATTATTGTTTGTATTAGGAGTACAATCCCAAACCTATAATTACTATTTCGGAAATTTACACTCACATTCAGGTTATTCGGATGGGAATAAGGATTCAAGTACTACGGGTATATCTAAGCCTACCGGTGATTACAACTTCGCGAAAGCCTCCCTTCATTTTGATTTTTTGGGAATATCTGAGCACAACCATTATACAGCGAATAATAATCCGGGCATGGTAAGAACCAGTTATGGTTTAGGAATAAACGAGGCCAATGCCGCAAATCAAGATGGTACTTTTTTATGTTTGTATGGTATGGAGTGGGGGACGAGTTCAAGTACAAACGGACATGTTATTGTATATGGTTTTAATCAGTTAATCGGATGGGAGGCTTCCGTGCCTGGATTGGTCGGACCTAATTATGATATTTACGTAGATAAAACCGATTATTACAGTTTATTTCGATTAATTAAGAACACGCCGGGTACATTTTGTTATTTGGCACATCCAAGCTGGAATGATTTCGGATATCTTGTAAGCAATCCCTATAATGCGATGTATGATTCAGCCATCGTTGGAATACCTTTCAGAAACGGATTAGCTTTTAGTACATCATTAACCTATGATGATTATCCGGCCAGTAATTTTTTTCAGTATTACCGTAAAATGTTGAGCTTAGGTTATCACATAGGAATTGGTTACGATCACGATAATCACAATCTTACATTCGGAAGAAATAACGCCGGACGATTAGCCATTTTAGCTCCATCTTTAACAAGAGCTAATCTATATTCCGCTATGCAAAACATGCACTTTTATGCAACCGATGATTGGAACGCAAAAATTGATTTAAAGATCAATGCCAAAATAATGGGCGATTCGACTTCCGGTTTAACACATCCTACCATTAATGTTACTTTTAGTGATGATGATGGTGAAATAGCAGATACATTGAAGTTGTGGGCCGGCGTGGAAGGAAGCAATCTGTATTCAACCGTTCATACGAGTGTAACAGGAAATAATACTATTAGTTTTACAGATAACGGACAAGCACCGGGTTCTAATAAGTATTATTTTGTAGAAGTAATTCAACCGGATGGGGATCGTATTATATCTTCTCCGATTTGGTATCGTTTAAGTCAGTTCGCTTCGGTAAATGAATTAGAAAAATCATTTAATATTGTCGCTTTTCCAAATCCGGTTAATGCAATGCTTTATGTGAGTACCGATTTAAATGAAGGTTTTGAAATAGAAATTACGGATGTGTCCGGGAAAGTTATTTACAGCGAAAAATCGTTTTTACCGCAAACAAAATTATCCACAGCCGATTTCGCTGCCGGTTTTTATAATCTGAAAATTACTTCCGGTAATTTGGTGAAAAATCAAAAACTGGTTATTGAATAG
- a CDS encoding class I SAM-dependent methyltransferase, protein MEFISEALSLYCENHSEAESVLLQELNRETHLKVLSPRMLSGHLQGRFLSFISQLKQPKYILEIGTYTGYSALCLAEGLQEEGILITIDPNEETNAVAKRYFDKSAYKNKIHLMQGQAGEIIPQLKQEFDIVFIDADKRNYPLYFDLVIDKVKKGGIIIVDNVLWSGKVLQNENEMDTDTKVIHAFNEKVNADARVKTLLLPVRDGLLLLIKN, encoded by the coding sequence ATGGAATTCATTAGCGAAGCGCTTAGTCTTTATTGCGAAAATCATAGCGAAGCAGAGTCTGTACTTTTACAAGAACTGAATCGTGAAACGCATTTAAAGGTCTTATCTCCCCGAATGCTGAGCGGTCATCTTCAGGGACGTTTTCTTAGTTTTATTTCTCAATTAAAACAACCTAAATACATCCTCGAAATTGGTACTTATACCGGCTACTCTGCTCTCTGTTTAGCGGAAGGTTTACAAGAAGAAGGAATACTCATTACCATTGATCCTAACGAAGAAACGAATGCGGTGGCAAAACGTTACTTTGATAAATCGGCATACAAAAACAAAATTCATTTGATGCAAGGTCAAGCGGGTGAAATTATTCCCCAACTAAAACAAGAATTTGACATTGTATTTATAGATGCCGATAAACGTAATTATCCTTTGTATTTTGATTTGGTGATTGACAAAGTGAAGAAAGGCGGAATCATTATTGTGGATAATGTTTTATGGAGCGGGAAAGTTCTCCAAAACGAAAATGAAATGGACACCGACACTAAAGTCATTCACGCGTTCAATGAAAAAGTTAACGCAGATGCACGCGTAAAAACTTTACTATTACCCGTTCGCGACGGACTATTATTACTTATAAAAAACTAA
- a CDS encoding T9SS type A sorting domain-containing protein, whose translation MKKVIAAFLFLLSFVLNAQAPKKFYTRFGGYGHDIGYGVVQTLNGQYAVTGSTSSFGNGNTDVYLALVDSMGWVRWEKSYGGFNNDIGRSIIQLKDSGFVIAGYTNSFGSGGYDVFAVRTDKNGNLIWQKAFGGFDWDFGYCVKESNGGDSLIICGNTYSFGYGKSDGYIIKTDINGNFQWQKTYGGAEDDEFKSFTLTYNNQYAFAGTTKSMGDTKGDCWLMKTNLGGDSILGVKRGDSKIQFLTDIVEANNFDLVMSGANDIDGRDTTYGYLLSLDNNGGFKYENTFPRSEKYNDFQLTTLTKGYGGNNFIYVYKTYEAPINSKIEPLFMDVNGMWPSIFNTYGSLDNDNIVDISNTKGKGYIAVGSTNGFGSQLTDVFLVKLDSTLVGSQKIVGIKENNVETLSVEVYPTVTKDFVYVNNSTKLNSLDISVISITGSLIYTVRQDEKSYRLDLTQVPDGLYFVQISSPNQQRTFKVIKSN comes from the coding sequence ATGAAGAAGGTTATAGCAGCATTTCTATTTCTTTTAAGCTTCGTGTTGAATGCACAAGCACCGAAGAAGTTTTATACACGTTTTGGCGGTTATGGTCATGATATTGGATACGGTGTCGTGCAAACTTTAAACGGACAATACGCTGTAACAGGCTCTACCAGCAGTTTTGGCAATGGAAATACGGATGTTTATTTGGCTTTAGTTGACAGCATGGGTTGGGTACGTTGGGAAAAATCCTACGGTGGATTTAACAATGATATTGGTCGTTCTATTATTCAATTAAAAGATTCAGGGTTTGTAATTGCAGGTTATACTAATTCATTTGGAAGCGGAGGTTATGATGTTTTTGCCGTAAGAACCGATAAAAACGGAAACCTTATTTGGCAAAAAGCATTTGGCGGGTTTGATTGGGATTTTGGTTATTGCGTGAAAGAAAGTAATGGTGGCGACAGTTTAATCATTTGCGGCAACACCTATAGTTTTGGTTATGGCAAATCAGACGGTTATATTATCAAAACAGATATCAACGGAAATTTTCAATGGCAAAAAACATATGGCGGAGCTGAAGATGACGAATTCAAATCATTTACACTAACCTATAACAACCAATATGCATTTGCAGGTACGACCAAAAGCATGGGTGATACAAAAGGCGATTGCTGGTTAATGAAAACGAATTTAGGAGGGGATTCTATATTGGGGGTTAAGCGTGGAGACAGTAAAATTCAGTTTTTAACCGACATAGTAGAGGCCAATAATTTCGATTTAGTTATGTCAGGGGCAAATGATATAGATGGCCGTGACACAACTTACGGTTACTTATTGTCGTTGGATAACAACGGTGGTTTTAAATATGAAAACACTTTTCCACGTTCAGAAAAATACAATGACTTTCAATTAACAACATTAACGAAAGGCTACGGAGGAAATAATTTTATTTATGTGTACAAAACATATGAAGCACCAATCAATTCGAAAATTGAGCCTTTATTTATGGATGTAAATGGAATGTGGCCCAGCATCTTTAATACGTATGGAAGTTTAGATAACGATAACATAGTTGACATATCTAATACAAAAGGAAAGGGATATATTGCTGTTGGCTCTACGAATGGATTCGGATCTCAATTAACTGATGTTTTCCTAGTAAAACTTGACTCTACGTTAGTTGGATCTCAAAAAATTGTAGGAATTAAGGAAAACAACGTAGAAACTTTGTCAGTAGAAGTATATCCAACCGTAACTAAGGATTTTGTATACGTAAATAATTCCACCAAATTAAATTCACTTGATATTTCAGTCATTTCAATAACAGGAAGTTTAATATATACTGTTCGACAAGATGAAAAATCTTATCGTTTAGACTTAACACAAGTGCCGGATGGTTTATATTTCGTACAAATTTCAAGCCCTAATCAACAAAGAACTTTCAAAGTGATTAAATCAAATTAA